From Nicotiana tabacum cultivar K326 chromosome 20, ASM71507v2, whole genome shotgun sequence, one genomic window encodes:
- the LOC107811562 gene encoding uncharacterized protein LOC107811562: protein MTLKRSREEESVSVEKLAMANCADIMKRNQSLGRRIFECKTCKKQFDSFQALGGYRASHKNTTNKLMMTLLPVPIEPKKHECSFCGEEFSLGQALGGHMRKHRDQLNQVQHKKKKLQEKCDESEQQVVKEKKHNSNSERILFLGLNLTAYENELMTGVTSI from the coding sequence ATGACGTTAAAGAGAAGCAGAGAAGAAGAATCAGTATCAGTGGAGAAACTAGCAATGGCGAATTGTGCGGATATCATGAAGAGGAATCAGTCATTAGGACGTAGAATCTTTGAGTGCAAGACATGCAAAAAACAGTTTGATTCGTTTCAAGCACTTGGTGGATACAGAGCAAGTCACAAGAATACAACAAATAAACTTATGATGACTCTTCTCCCTGTACCCATTGAGCCCAAGAAACACGAATGCTCCTTTTGCGGCGAAGAGTTCTCTCTGGGCCAAGCTTTGGGTGGTCACATGAGAAAGCACCGCGATCAGTTGAATCAAGTTCAGCATAAGAAGAAGAAGTTACAAGAAAAGTGTGATGAATCTGAACAACAAGTTGTTAAAGAAAAGAAGCATAATTCGAATAGTGAACGAATTTTGTTCTTGGGTTTGAATTTGACGGCATATGAGAATGAGTTGATGACGGGGGTAACTTCCATATAG